A genome region from Archaeoglobus fulgidus DSM 4304 includes the following:
- the trxA gene encoding thioredoxin, whose product MERLNSERFREVIQSDKLVVVDFYADWCMPCRYISPILEKLSKEYNGEVEFYKLNVDENQDVAFEYGIASIPTVLFFRNGKVVGGFIGAMPESAVRAEIEKALGA is encoded by the coding sequence ATGGAGCGTCTTAACAGTGAGAGGTTTAGGGAGGTAATCCAGAGCGACAAGCTGGTGGTGGTGGACTTCTACGCCGACTGGTGCATGCCCTGCAGGTACATCTCGCCGATACTTGAGAAGCTCTCGAAGGAGTACAACGGCGAAGTGGAGTTCTACAAGCTCAACGTCGATGAAAACCAGGATGTGGCCTTTGAATACGGCATTGCGAGCATCCCAACAGTGCTGTTCTTCAGGAACGGCAAGGTTGTTGGTGGATTCATTGGAGCGATGCCTGAAAGTGCGGTGAGGGCGGAAATAGAGAAAGCACTTGGAGCCTGA
- a CDS encoding 4Fe-4S binding protein, producing MIAVLGCQGCGTCSRVCPTDAIIREGGKVVRIDQSKCKECYECVKACPYGALIVMD from the coding sequence ATGATAGCGGTACTCGGATGTCAGGGGTGTGGAACCTGCAGTAGGGTATGCCCGACGGATGCGATAATCAGAGAGGGCGGGAAGGTTGTGAGAATAGACCAAAGCAAATGCAAGGAGTGCTACGAGTGCGTGAAGGCATGTCCGTACGGGGCGCTAATCGTTATGGACTGA
- a CDS encoding helix-turn-helix domain-containing protein — MRSLKEMVSTLNCGNLLECVLGLTPADVMVYEALLRGKERVDEISECVGRGESAVYKSLQRLLLAGMAYRVKMPLDGGGYYFIYKPAPREKVVEEVEKVLTALVERVRKALEEFTDDSGTRMSGVWNLQ, encoded by the coding sequence ATGAGGTCCCTCAAAGAGATGGTTTCAACCCTCAACTGCGGAAACCTGCTTGAGTGCGTTCTCGGCCTGACTCCCGCGGACGTGATGGTTTACGAGGCCTTGCTGCGAGGCAAGGAGAGAGTTGACGAGATAAGCGAGTGCGTCGGAAGGGGAGAGAGTGCGGTTTACAAATCCCTTCAGAGACTCCTCCTTGCCGGAATGGCCTACAGAGTTAAGATGCCGCTGGATGGCGGCGGTTACTACTTTATTTATAAACCCGCGCCGAGGGAGAAGGTTGTGGAGGAGGTCGAGAAAGTTTTAACGGCCTTGGTGGAGAGAGTTAGAAAAGCTCTGGAGGAGTTTACGGATGATAGCGGTACTCGGATGTCAGGGGTGTGGAACCTGCAGTAG
- a CDS encoding IS630-like element ISA1083-2 family transposase (programmed frameshift), with amino-acid sequence MGRKRVYEVVKHLPAEELDKRIKKLEKDTRVLQRLYFIRYLYRGMSVEEAAELVGITKATGYTWLKRWNTRGYEGLIPEFGGGRPSKLTKDQKEELKEMLKERDSWTTKEVQELIEAKFGVSYSSWQVRRILKSFGMKYAKPYQKDYRKPENAEDSLKNMDEAEIRQSDVIGFIDEMAVEANANTAKLWSFGRPVKRVATYVKAKVSGFYSLNGKSVIEFLKSNRSEDFISFLRKIREENPKKRIVIVLDNFKTHHAKKVKEEAEKLSISLVYLPPYSPDLNPIENVWKSVKRAVSETSPLNVDELKETIAKAFKKLTGSISFAKGWIEKFLGDKFKMLCT; translated from the exons ATGGGCAGAAAGCGAGTTTACGAAGTTGTAAAGCACCTACCAGCAGAAGAACTCGATAAAAGGATCAAAAAGCTCGAAAAAGATACAAGAGTCCTTCAAAGACTCTACTTCATAAGATACCTTTACAGAGGAATGAGCGTTGAGGAAGCTGCCGAACTGGTAGGAATTACAAAGGCTACTGGCTACACATGGCTCAAGAGATGGAATACCAGAGGTTATGAAGGCTTAATTCCCGAATTTGGAGGTGGTAGACCTTCAAAACTTACAAAAGATCAGAAGGAAGAACTCAAAGAAATGCTCAAGGAAAGAGACTCGTGGACAACGAAAGAAGTTCAGGAGCTAATTGAAGCGAAATTTGGAGTTTCTTACTCTTCGTGGCAGGTCAGGAGAATTCTGAAATCATTCGGCATGAAATACGCCAAGCCCTATCAAAAGGATTACAGAAAGCCTGAAAATGCTGAAGATTCTTTA AAAAACATGGATGAAGCCGAAATTCGCCAATCAGACGTAATAGGATTCATCGATGAGATGGCAGTCGAAGCGAATGCAAATACAGCAAAGCTGTGGAGTTTTGGAAGGCCTGTTAAAAGAGTCGCTACTTACGTCAAAGCTAAGGTTTCAGGATTCTATAGCTTGAACGGGAAAAGCGTAATAGAGTTTCTTAAGAGTAACAGGTCAGAAGACTTCATATCTTTTCTCAGGAAAATCAGAGAGGAAAATCCCAAGAAAAGGATTGTAATCGTTCTCGACAATTTCAAAACGCATCATGCTAAAAAGGTGAAAGAGGAAGCTGAGAAGCTTAGCATTTCGCTGGTTTATCTTCCTCCTTACTCTCCCGATTTGAATCCGATTGAAAACGTCTGGAAGAGTGTTAAAAGAGCAGTTTCAGAAACATCTCCTCTGAATGTAGATGAACTTAAAGAAACGATTGCTAAGGCCTTCAAAAAGTTAACAGGGTCGATATCATTTGCGAAGGGCTGGATTGAGAAGTTCTTGGGGGATAAGTTTAAGATGTTATGCACTTAA
- a CDS encoding MBL fold metallo-hydrolase, with product MEVEVIKLKTPFPNPDYTYVYVVNSEIMIDGGFCNPQNAEKLEEYDVKRTIVTHHHIDHVGVIFYSKRSVEMHKREIEFLEVYSNPEKFIEDYKRLLGAYGVNGRYAETLRVITALNLTRRARVSELSRGGMVVETPGHTAGHVSLLIDGCLFSGDFILSNTTPNVSFYPSYTTGVSDYLRSLEKCLELEISEIFPAHESRIKDPERRILQLIEHYSSRADEVYDAVNSGHEMLEEIASEINWSTGNFRKFDDFNKFMALCETLAFLHYLMDTGKVMVKRAGELVIFSVC from the coding sequence ATGGAAGTTGAAGTGATAAAGCTGAAAACTCCGTTCCCAAATCCGGACTACACTTACGTCTACGTTGTAAACTCAGAAATCATGATAGACGGTGGATTCTGCAACCCCCAGAACGCTGAAAAGCTTGAGGAGTACGATGTTAAGAGGACAATCGTTACCCACCACCACATAGACCACGTCGGCGTGATCTTTTACAGCAAAAGGAGCGTTGAGATGCACAAACGGGAAATAGAGTTTCTGGAAGTATACTCAAATCCAGAGAAGTTTATTGAAGACTACAAAAGGCTTCTCGGAGCTTACGGAGTAAATGGTAGGTATGCGGAAACTCTGAGAGTGATTACAGCCCTGAATCTAACGAGGAGGGCGAGAGTTTCTGAGCTGAGTAGGGGCGGCATGGTGGTTGAGACTCCCGGTCACACTGCAGGTCACGTTAGTTTGCTCATAGATGGGTGCCTCTTCAGCGGTGATTTCATACTGAGCAACACAACACCAAACGTAAGCTTCTACCCCTCCTACACAACCGGAGTGAGCGACTACCTGAGGTCGCTTGAAAAATGCCTTGAGCTTGAGATATCTGAAATCTTTCCCGCGCACGAGAGCAGAATCAAAGACCCGGAGAGGAGAATTTTGCAGCTCATCGAACACTACTCATCGAGGGCGGATGAGGTTTACGATGCCGTTAACAGCGGTCACGAAATGCTCGAGGAAATTGCCTCAGAGATAAACTGGAGCACCGGGAACTTCAGAAAATTCGACGATTTCAATAAATTTATGGCCCTCTGCGAAACCCTGGCCTTCCTTCACTATCTCATGGATACAGGAAAAGTTATGGTTAAAAGGGCTGGCGAATTGGTCATTTTCAGCGTATGCTGA
- the moaC gene encoding cyclic pyranopterin monophosphate synthase MoaC: MELTHIEDGKVRMVDVSHKDDVDRIAVAEGYIRLRSSTIEAIINKEVAKGNVIAAANIAGVMAVKKTPELIPMCHPIPITSVKFDFDIESVGIRVKCTVKSKGKTGVEMEALTGVSVALLTIWDMVKSLEKDERGNYPKTLIEVIRVVEKVKGGKE, translated from the coding sequence ATGGAACTCACACACATCGAGGACGGGAAGGTCAGGATGGTTGACGTCTCGCACAAGGATGATGTTGACCGAATTGCCGTCGCTGAAGGTTACATCAGGTTGAGAAGCTCTACAATTGAGGCAATTATCAATAAGGAAGTTGCAAAGGGCAATGTAATAGCAGCGGCGAACATAGCCGGGGTTATGGCGGTGAAGAAAACTCCAGAACTCATACCGATGTGCCACCCTATTCCAATAACCTCTGTGAAGTTCGATTTCGACATCGAGAGTGTGGGGATAAGAGTGAAATGCACTGTCAAGTCTAAGGGAAAGACTGGGGTGGAAATGGAGGCCTTAACTGGAGTCAGTGTGGCCTTGCTAACGATATGGGACATGGTAAAGAGCTTGGAGAAGGACGAACGCGGGAACTATCCCAAAACTCTAATCGAGGTCATCAGAGTAGTGGAAAAGGTGAAAGGTGGTAAGGAATGA
- a CDS encoding MJ0307 family thioredoxin, which yields MMKLFTSPTCPYCPKAEKVVSKVAKEEGVLAINLPVNTDEGLKEALKFGIRGVPALVINDKYLILGVPDEGELRQLIRKLKGGEEYGAS from the coding sequence ATGATGAAGTTGTTCACGTCCCCCACATGCCCGTACTGCCCCAAGGCGGAGAAGGTGGTTAGCAAGGTGGCTAAGGAAGAGGGTGTGCTGGCCATTAACCTTCCCGTTAATACGGATGAGGGGTTGAAGGAAGCTCTCAAGTTCGGAATAAGGGGAGTTCCGGCGTTGGTAATTAACGATAAGTACCTCATCCTCGGTGTTCCGGATGAGGGTGAGCTTAGGCAGTTGATAAGAAAGCTTAAAGGAGGTGAGGAGTATGGAGCGTCTTAA
- the serB gene encoding phosphoserine phosphatase SerB, giving the protein MKLVAISVYGEDKPGIIHAISKALADCGANIVDIEQTVLQGMFVMFIVAEVDDEVCVKREVERAAGEVGVHVSLTPFQRREKAEKNLYVVTILGKDRVGIVRDITRAFLDFGINIERTSLTAREELISIEFLVDLGQRDAAEVRKRLRREAERLGLDIVMQPYSTFNREKRLIVFDMDSTLVEAEIIDELAKEAGVGDEVSKLTERAMRGEIGFKEALEERVRLLKGLPVEVLERIYSRIKLTEGAKELVRSLKEAGYKVAVVSGGFSYFTDRLKEELGLDYAFGNELEIENGRLTGRIKGRIIDASEKARIVEEIARKEGISPENVVAVGDGANDRLMIERAGLGIAFNAKEVLKDVADGSISKENLVGLASVLKLPAEFRKKV; this is encoded by the coding sequence GTGAAGCTCGTTGCCATCTCAGTGTACGGAGAGGACAAACCGGGAATCATCCACGCGATTTCGAAAGCACTCGCTGACTGCGGAGCGAACATAGTTGATATTGAGCAGACCGTCCTGCAGGGCATGTTCGTCATGTTCATCGTTGCAGAGGTTGATGATGAGGTATGTGTTAAAAGAGAGGTGGAGAGGGCAGCGGGTGAGGTTGGAGTTCACGTCAGCCTGACTCCCTTCCAGAGAAGGGAGAAGGCCGAGAAAAACCTCTACGTCGTGACGATTCTGGGCAAGGACAGGGTTGGGATAGTGAGGGACATTACGAGAGCTTTCCTCGATTTCGGCATCAACATCGAGAGAACGAGCTTGACGGCGAGGGAGGAGCTAATCTCCATAGAGTTCCTCGTTGACCTCGGGCAGAGGGATGCGGCTGAAGTCAGGAAAAGGCTGAGGAGAGAGGCTGAGAGGCTTGGGCTGGACATAGTAATGCAGCCCTACTCCACCTTCAACAGAGAGAAGAGGCTGATCGTTTTTGACATGGACTCCACGCTCGTGGAGGCTGAAATCATAGACGAGCTTGCCAAGGAGGCTGGAGTTGGGGATGAGGTGTCGAAGCTGACCGAGAGGGCAATGAGGGGAGAGATAGGCTTTAAAGAGGCCCTCGAGGAGAGGGTGAGGCTGCTGAAAGGGCTGCCAGTAGAGGTGCTCGAGAGGATTTACTCAAGAATAAAGCTAACGGAGGGGGCAAAGGAGCTTGTCAGGAGCCTGAAGGAGGCCGGCTACAAGGTCGCAGTCGTCAGCGGGGGCTTCAGCTACTTCACCGACAGGCTTAAGGAGGAGCTTGGTTTGGATTACGCCTTCGGCAACGAGCTTGAAATTGAGAACGGCAGGCTTACGGGCAGGATTAAGGGCAGGATAATCGATGCTAGTGAGAAGGCCAGGATTGTAGAGGAGATTGCGAGGAAGGAGGGGATAAGTCCTGAAAATGTGGTTGCGGTGGGAGATGGCGCGAACGACAGGCTTATGATTGAGAGGGCCGGACTGGGGATAGCCTTCAACGCGAAGGAGGTTCTGAAGGATGTTGCAGACGGCAGCATTTCCAAAGAGAACCTTGTTGGACTGGCAAGCGTCCTTAAGCTGCCAGCAGAGTTCAGAAAAAAGGTATGA
- a CDS encoding cysteine hydrolase family protein: MEALVVVDMQKDFCYKSGALYIPNAEEIFEATAKVVEAARKRMPVIFTQDWHREDDVEFKIWPKHCVMNTEGAEVIDELNPQPEDYYVKKRRYSAFFATDLDLLLRELGVKKLYICGVATNICVLHTAGDAVLRGYEVAVLKDCTKALSDYDYEYGLRHMKNVFNAKIIESKDFL, encoded by the coding sequence ATGGAGGCCCTCGTTGTAGTTGACATGCAGAAGGACTTCTGCTACAAGAGCGGTGCCCTCTACATTCCCAACGCCGAGGAAATTTTCGAAGCCACTGCCAAGGTCGTTGAGGCTGCCAGGAAAAGAATGCCGGTAATCTTCACACAGGACTGGCACCGCGAGGATGACGTGGAGTTCAAAATTTGGCCGAAGCACTGCGTAATGAACACCGAAGGGGCGGAGGTCATCGACGAGCTTAACCCACAGCCGGAAGACTACTACGTAAAGAAGAGGAGGTACTCAGCCTTCTTTGCTACTGACCTTGACCTGCTGCTGAGGGAGCTTGGAGTTAAAAAGCTCTACATCTGCGGAGTTGCAACGAACATCTGCGTTCTTCACACTGCAGGTGATGCGGTGCTGAGAGGATATGAGGTTGCAGTTTTAAAGGACTGCACCAAGGCTTTGAGCGACTACGATTACGAGTATGGGCTTAGACACATGAAAAACGTTTTCAACGCAAAAATAATCGAATCTAAGGATTTCCTGTAA
- a CDS encoding 30S ribosomal protein S8e has product MIWQGRSRRKPSGGFYRKARKKRKYELGREQVETLIGERKVKKIRVRGGNYKLKLFADKYANVYDPKQGKVVRVEIESVVENPAHVHYARRNVITKGAIIATSIGKARVTNRPSQEGVVNAVLIE; this is encoded by the coding sequence ATGATTTGGCAGGGAAGGAGCAGAAGAAAGCCGAGTGGAGGATTCTACAGGAAAGCCAGAAAAAAGAGAAAGTACGAACTTGGCAGAGAGCAGGTTGAAACGCTCATCGGTGAGAGGAAAGTGAAAAAGATTAGAGTGAGGGGCGGCAACTACAAGCTGAAGCTTTTCGCGGACAAGTACGCCAACGTTTACGATCCTAAGCAGGGTAAGGTTGTCAGAGTCGAAATTGAGAGCGTAGTCGAGAATCCTGCGCACGTGCACTATGCCAGGAGAAACGTCATCACTAAGGGGGCTATCATAGCAACAAGCATCGGAAAGGCGAGGGTTACCAACAGACCGAGCCAGGAGGGCGTTGTAAACGCAGTACTGATAGAATAA
- a CDS encoding OBG GTPase family GTP-binding protein: MSIEQQIRELEEEIKRTPYNKATEHHIGRLKAKLARLREEAEKQKAKAARQAFSLKKEGDATAVLIGYPSVGKSTLLNKLTGAKSEVADYDFTTLKPVPGILNYKGASIQIIDVPGIIEGAASGRGRGKEVISAVRVADLIIIVADVFNLHTIDIVKRELYEGGIRLDQKPPDVVIRKKERGGVRISSTVPLSIDEATITSVLKEYKIHSADVVIREDITIERLIDALAGNRVYIPSLTVVNKIDLMDVDVADAIKVSAEKGINLDLLKEQIYRKLEFIRVYLKPPGGKVDFSEPMILRRGATVEDICRKLHRDFVENFRYAKVWGKSVKFDGQRVGLEHVVEDGDIITIYA; this comes from the coding sequence ATGAGCATAGAGCAGCAAATCAGGGAACTTGAGGAAGAGATAAAGAGAACACCCTACAACAAGGCAACGGAGCACCACATAGGAAGGCTGAAGGCCAAGCTTGCGAGGCTGAGGGAAGAGGCAGAAAAGCAGAAGGCAAAAGCGGCAAGACAGGCTTTTTCGCTCAAAAAAGAGGGTGATGCGACCGCGGTTTTGATAGGCTACCCCTCGGTTGGAAAATCAACGCTGCTCAACAAGCTTACCGGGGCGAAGAGCGAGGTTGCGGACTACGACTTCACAACTCTAAAGCCCGTTCCGGGAATTTTGAACTACAAAGGAGCCTCGATTCAGATTATTGACGTTCCCGGAATAATCGAGGGTGCTGCAAGCGGCAGAGGGAGGGGAAAGGAGGTAATCTCAGCCGTCAGGGTTGCTGATTTAATAATCATCGTAGCAGACGTATTCAACCTCCACACCATCGACATAGTCAAGAGGGAGCTTTACGAGGGCGGTATAAGGCTTGATCAAAAGCCTCCGGACGTTGTAATCAGGAAGAAGGAGAGAGGAGGAGTGAGAATAAGCTCTACAGTTCCCCTCTCGATTGATGAAGCTACGATAACCAGTGTTCTCAAGGAGTACAAAATTCACAGTGCTGATGTTGTGATAAGGGAGGATATTACGATAGAAAGGCTGATTGATGCTCTCGCGGGTAACAGGGTGTACATTCCTTCCCTTACTGTCGTAAACAAAATCGACCTGATGGATGTGGATGTTGCGGATGCCATCAAAGTCTCAGCCGAGAAGGGGATAAATCTTGACTTGCTGAAGGAGCAGATTTACAGGAAGCTTGAATTCATCAGGGTTTACCTCAAACCTCCCGGTGGGAAGGTGGATTTCAGCGAGCCTATGATTTTGAGGAGAGGTGCAACCGTTGAGGATATATGCAGGAAGCTCCACCGCGATTTTGTGGAGAACTTCCGCTACGCGAAGGTTTGGGGGAAATCCGTGAAGTTTGACGGGCAGAGGGTAGGATTGGAGCACGTCGTCGAGGATGGGGATATCATAACAATCTACGCATAG
- a CDS encoding TIGR00153 family protein, whose translation MIDRIKKIVFGGEREREVVELIGKQVELIIDTCELMKSIIERSDEAVVGDVCEAEKLGDAIRRDIVLKIHSGAFIPALRSDFCNLAEELDEILDELEDIAMLYLLIDFIPDELRDEFIRIADTNSKMAYLLLDAFNALEEGGLSDILLKIKILEEQIDSMKGRIYEKLKNIDFSGYAEWYYFIKFVEKLLNVSDLIEDAGDTIQVLSVSIR comes from the coding sequence ATGATTGACAGAATAAAGAAAATAGTGTTCGGTGGAGAAAGGGAGAGGGAGGTTGTTGAGTTAATTGGGAAGCAGGTAGAGCTAATAATCGACACATGTGAGCTCATGAAAAGCATAATCGAGAGGAGCGATGAAGCAGTGGTTGGGGATGTTTGTGAAGCGGAAAAGCTGGGTGACGCTATCAGGAGAGATATAGTCCTGAAAATTCACTCTGGCGCCTTCATCCCAGCACTTCGCTCTGACTTCTGCAACCTTGCCGAGGAGCTCGATGAGATACTCGATGAGCTCGAAGACATCGCCATGCTTTACCTGCTGATCGACTTCATTCCGGACGAGTTGAGGGATGAGTTCATCAGGATCGCGGATACAAACTCAAAAATGGCCTATCTGCTCCTCGACGCATTTAATGCCCTTGAGGAGGGTGGCCTGAGCGACATTCTGCTAAAAATCAAGATACTTGAGGAGCAGATTGACAGCATGAAAGGGAGAATTTACGAAAAGCTTAAGAACATCGACTTTTCTGGTTACGCTGAGTGGTACTACTTCATCAAGTTCGTCGAGAAGCTTCTCAACGTCAGCGACCTCATAGAGGATGCTGGTGACACCATCCAGGTTTTAAGCGTCAGCATACGCTGA